The DNA region TTTATCTATAGTAATGATGATAGTGCCAATGTTTGTTATAACTTGCTTACCTGTATATAACAACATAGGTATTCTAGCTCCGTTAGTATTGGTCTTAATGAGGCTTCTTCAAGGATTCTCTATTGGCGGATCATATGGTGGTGTGATGGTTTTTATGATTGAATCCGCTAAGCCAAATCGAAGAGCATTTATTGCCAGCTTTGCAACCATGTCATCAGGCACAGGGGTTTTTTTAGCATCTTTAGTTGCTATGTTAATATTCGGTATATTTAGTCAAGAAACTCTAAATTTATGGGGGTGGAGAATAGGGTACGGCATAGGGTTAGTTTTAGCAATAGTATCATTATTTATGAGATTGTCTATACCTGAGAGCTACTCCTTTGAAGAGTTACAGGCTCAAGGTCAAATATGTGCTACACCTGTTAGAGAAATGTTTAGAAAACAAATAAAGCCATTATTTTTTGCTATTGCGTTATCAGCATATGCTAATATTACTTATTATTTAATTCTTTCATATTTACAGTCGCACTTTATTGAGTTGTATTATTCTGAGTTTTATTCTTTAGCGATTGTTACAGTTTTTAGTTTACTTTTTTCATTCTCAGCTCCTTTGTGGGGTTTTCTAAGTGATTGTATAGGTCGAAAATCTTTAATAAAATTTTCTATATTTACTTATATCTTCTTATCATATTTAAGTTTTATGATAATGGATAAAGGATTAGTTTATCTTATTATTTCAATGATCATCTTAACCATTCCTTTAATGGCAATTTGGGGATCTTATGGAGCTTTTGCCCCCGAGTTATTTAAAACAAAATACCGTTATAGTGGTAACGCTTTAAGTTATAATATAGGTAATTCTTTTTTTGGAGGTACGATGCCTTTTATTGCGACCTCATTAGTAGCTTTAACGGGAAGTTCGCAAGCACCAGCATGGTTATTAGTCGCTGCTTCAATTATAATGCTTCCAATAGTGTATTTTATGCCTGAAACTAGAAATTAACTAGAGCTTAAACACAAATAATTTATAGACTTTTTATATAAAAAAATTAATGTTATACTACAATTGATGTCTTAGGTAATGGGGTGGCTACTTTGGATTTTTGGTTGATTATAGGTGTTTTTGTAGTTTTATGTATATATCTAATAATAGAGAATATAGTTCATAATATTAGTATTAAAAGTATTCCAGTTAGAATTCATGTAAATGGAACTAGGGGAAAATCTAGTGTTGCTAGACTTATTGCTGCTGGGGTTCGAGCTGGAGGGTATACGACTGTAGCAAAAACTACAGGAACCTTAGCAAGGTATATCGATGCTGATGGCTTAGAAACTCCAGTTTTTAGAATAGGTTTTAGTAATATTGCAGAACAAGTCAAAATTATGTTTAAGGCAAAAAAAGCAGGCGCGGACGCCATTATTATAGAATGTATGGCATTACAGCCTTTACTGCAATCTTTATGTGAACTTAAGCTAATAAAAGCCACACATGGTGTATTGACAAATGCTCGACCCGATCATTTAGATGTTATGGGTCCAACAGAGCGGGATGTTGCCAAAGCATTAGCAGGAACAGTCCCTGTAAACTCTAAATATTTTACAGCAGAAGATATTCATTTAGGCTTTTTTGATTATGCATGTAAAGATAGAAATACTCAATTAATAGCCGCTACAGCTGATGATGCTGAGAGGGTGTCTGATGATGAAATTAACAAATTTGTATACTCAGAATTTAACATTAACGTTGCTTTAGCCCTAAAAGTTACAGATGATCTTGGAATTTCTCGAGAAACTGCGCTTAAAGGAATGTGGGAAGCAACACCAGATCCAGGAGCAATGACTGAATATAATTTTGATATTAAAAATTCTGAAATGAATTTTGCTAATGCTTTTGCTGCTAATGATCCAGTTTCTACTAAAATACTATGGGATAAGCTTTATGATAAATATCAAGAATGTGAAAAAAAAGTTCTTATTGTAAATTGTAGAGCAGATAGAGAAGACAGATCTAAGCAAATAGCAGGAGCTATACTGGGCTGGGAAAAGCCTGATTTAGTTACTCTTATTGGTACTGGAACCGAGGTGTTTGTATCTTTTTATAAAAAATATGCTAAATCTTTGGGTACAAAAACTGCAGAAGTTATCATTTGTGAAGATATGAAACCTCTAGCAATCATTGAGGAAATTTACTCTGTGCAAAAGGCTCAGTCTTATATGCTTGTGGGAGTCGGTAATATTAAAGATATAGGCATGGATTTAGTAGATTATTGTAATCAAAGTCATAAAAACAAACATGATTTGTAATTTTTTTAGGATATGAATAGGAGAAAATATGGATCCATTAACGCTCTCGATAGGAATTGGTCTTATAGTAGGACTTGTTTTTGTATCACTTTTAGGTTTATCTACTGGTGGTATGGTGGTACCTGGATATTTTGCTTTAGAAATGGGGGCTCCTGATAGGGTTATAGTCACTATTTTAATATCAATAATAATATTTGGTATAGTTAGGTTAATGTCAAAGTTTATGATTATATATGGTAGAAGAAGAATTACTATTACAGTGTTGTTATCTTTTATATTAGGAACTTTATGTAATACGTTATTCTCACAATATTTAACTACTAGTTTTTATTCTAATAACCTTGAGGTAATAGGGTATATTATTCCAGGGCTTATTACTTTATCTATAGATAGACAGGGACTTATTGAGACAGTAGGATCTTTATTGATAGCCTCTATTGTTATACGTTTGTTATTAATAGTTTTAATTGGACCTCAAATAGTAGGAATATAGTATGAGAACGATGTATTGGCACCGTAAATTTTTATCGCGTTATATAATTTTGTTTTTAACAGTATTTATGATTATTTCATTATACATAGTTGAGGGCAACTTGGTGGTTGAAACAAAAGGATATACACAGAAATTACAAGCTGCAAAAGTGACAGATAAAGCATTTGAACTAACCGAAAGGTTTTTTATGTCAAAAGGATACCTATGTGAAAGAATGGGTGTCATTTCTTGTACTGGTTTAATAGGCCTGTCGATGACAGAGATAACTACTGACTCTGGTGACTTATATGCAAAAAGATCTTCAGTAAACCCTAATATGTCTGCACTTTTTGTTGATTGGCTAAGTCAGCTTAATCTAAAAGAGGGGGATACTGTTGCTATACAAGAGACAGGTTCTTATCCGGCTTTAGATATAGCAATGCTAGTAGCAATAAAAACATTAAAATTAAAACCTTTGATTATTTTTTCTGCTGGAGCATCTCAGTTTGGTGCAAATAGACCAAATTTTACTTGGCCTGATATTTATCATAATTTGGTTGAGGAAAAATTATTAGATTTTAATGTTTTAGGTATAACTTTAGGTGGGTCTCATGATAATGGTTATGGTATGACTCCTAGGGCTATTTTAAAATTAAGTAATGCAATAAAGAGAAATAATTATAAGGTAATCAATATACCTTATAAAGATGCTACTAATACTTCTATCAAGAGACGTATGGAAATTTATAAAAAAGCCGCAGGTGATAACAAAATTAAGGCTTATATAAATGTTGGTGGAAATATGGCATCTATAGGTCTTAAACAACTTGAAACAAAAAAAGTAGATAAAAAAAATACCGATAGCAAGACAGCTAAAGACAAAAAAACAGAAAAAGTAGATAATTCTTCTAATTCTAGTATTAAGTTGCGTAGCTTCCCTGCGGGCGTTACAAAACATCTACCATCTGAGTATAAAACTGTGAACTCAGTTGCGGTTAATTTTTTGAAAGAGAATATTCCTATTATAAATGTTAGGGATATAAATACATCAATAATTAAAGATTATGATTTAGCATATAACCCGACTACTGTTGTGCCACCTGGGCAAGGAGCTGTTTTTTCTCAGAAAAAATATAATACGACTTTAGCCGCAGTATTATTAATAATTGATATTGCTTTGATAGTATTTATGGCTTTTATCTCAAGAAAGTACCTAATTTCTTTTAAAACAAAGTAGTTATAAATTGCTTTGATTTTTATTTCAATCTATTATTTAACTAATATATATAAATTATTTAGTTAGCATGTTTTGTTATTATGAACTTAATAAACTTATCTCTAATTATCTTCCAGATAAAGAAAGGTTTAAAATAGCTCAAGCTTTTATATTTGGTGCTGATGCTCATGAGACCCAAGTACGAAGCTCAGGCGAGCCTTACTTTACCCATCCAGCCGCTGTAGCCTGCATATTAGCTGAGCTTAGGATGGATGTTGACACAATTATAGCAGCACTTTTACATGATATTGTTGAAGATACTGAGTATACAGCTGCAGATGTATCAGAGCGCTTTGGTGAAAAAGTTGCTCAACTTGTAGAGGGTGTGACAAAGCTTACTCAGATTAGACATAAAAATAAAGTCGAGCAACAGGCAGAGAATTTTCGTAAACTACTTTTATCAGTAACGAAAGATGTTAGTGTTATCTTCATAAAATTAGCTGATAGATTACATAATATGCGAACTTTAGCACCCTTGACGCCTGAGAAGAAAAGAAGGGTCTCTAAAGAAACTTTAGATGTGTTTGCTCCTCTAGCTCATAGATTAGGTATTAATACATTGAAAGAGCAACTAGAAACACTTGCATTTGAAGGAATGCATCCTTATAGATATCATATTTTAGAAGAAAAGGTAAAGAAAGTAGAAAAAAATAAGGAAAAAGTTTTTTATCAAGTAAAAGAAATGTTAGTTGAAAAGCTAGGAGGATTAGTTGCTCCAGAGGATATAAAAGCTAGAAAAAAAACTTTGTATAGTATCTATAATAAGATGCGTAAAAAAGGAATTTCTTTTGATGAAATTATGGATATGTATGCTTATAAAGTTATAGTTCCTAGCAGAATTGACTGTTATGTTGCTCTAGGGAAAGTTCATGAACTATATAAGCCAATTCCTCAGAGGTTTAAGGATTATATAGCTACACCAAAAGCTAATGCTTATAGGTCAATACATACAGTTGTTTCAGGGCCATATAATATTCCTTTAGAAATACAAATCAAAACTGAGCAAATGGATCGTCAAGCCGAATACGGTATTGCGGCTCACTGGAGTTATAAGATAGAAGAAAAAACGGATAAAGCCTTACAAAGATGGCTTAAGAAAATATCTGATATTAATGTTTACACCGCAAGCTCAGTTGAGTTTTTAGAGAATGTTAAAGCTGATGTCTTTAATAACGATGTTTTTGTCTTTACACCTCAAGGAGAGATTGTTGAATTACCAATAAACTCAACGTGTGTTGATTTTGCTTATTTTATTCATACTGATATAGGAAATAAATGTGTTTCTGCAAGGGTTAATAGAAAAGTAGTACCTCTTAATTATAGGCTTAAACAAGGTGATCATGTTGAAGTAGTTACTTCAGCTGTTGCTGATCCAAATCCTAGCTGGTTGAATTTTGTTGAAACTGGCCGTGCAAAGTCAGCTATTAAAGAGTTTTTGAAACAACAGTATAAGAACACTGACTACATTAAAGGTAAAGAGATCATTGAAGATAGACTTAAATCATTAGATGTGGATTTAAAAGAAGTGCCAAATGAGATTATAGATGGAGCTTTGTTTAACTATGAGGGTATTGATACTATAAATCGTTTTTATTTAGATACAGGTTTAGGGTTAATAGACCCAAATAATTTTATTGAGTTTGTTGCTAAATATTTTGATGATATGCGTAATTCTTATAATAAATTTTCAGTATCAAAAATACAGATTAGGTATGGAGATGATCCTCGTATTGCGGATTGCTGTCTGCCTATACCAAATGATGAGATTACAGGAATTGTTAATGGTGATGGTAATGTTGAAGTGCATAGAAAAAGTTGCAATGAACTATATGCAAAGCTAACAAGAGAAGATGCTAAGCAGATTGAAGCAGACTGGTTTGTAAGTAATGATGATGACCCAAGCTTCAAAACTCGGATTGTTATTACACTTAAGAATATACCAGGATCGATTGCAAAAATAACAGCAACCCTTGCTAGAGAAGGAGTTGATATTAGAACTTTTGATATGATATCTGTAGATAATAGGTATGCTAAACTAGCATCTATTGTGATTGTTAGAAATAGAAGAGAACTTTATTTGTTAATTCGTTTAATAAGGAAAATAGATACTTGTGAAAATGTAGAAAGAATCCTTAATATGAATAAAGATTAAATATTAGTTCTTGCATTAAATGCATGCAGTAATGTTTGTTGATCTAGATACTCTAATTCTCCTCCAAAAGGAACACCAAATCCAATTCGGGAAATTTTTATATCACTATTAATCATTTGAGAAATAAAGTGAGCAGTAGTTTCTCCTTCAACTGTAGGGCTTATTGCAAGTATTATTTCATCAATTTCACGAGAAGCAATAATTTGGGACAAAACATCTAATTTAAGCTCATTTGGACCAACTCCATCTAAAGGAGAGATTCTTCCATTTAATATGAAGTATTTACCTTTAAAAAAACCAGCTTCTTCAATAGCTATCATATCCAACATACTTTCAACTATACATAGTTTTGTGTCATTACGGTTTGTGCTATTACAGATATCACAAATAGTATTTTCTGTTAAAGCTTGGCATTGCTGGCATTTTGTAATTATTTGAGTTGCTTCTAAAAGTGAGTTAGCAATAGCAATAGCTATCTCAGGAGATTTATCTAGTAAGTGTAGAGCTAGTCTTTGTGATGATTTTTTACCAATGGTAGGCAATTTCCGCAAAGATTCTATTACTGCTGTAATTTTTGGTGAGAATATTTTATTATTCATTATTTGAAAGGAAAGTTCATACCATTTGGCAAATCAATACCAGCATCTTTTGCCATTTGTTGAATATCTGTAGAAGAAGAGTTTTCTTCAACTTTTTTAACTGCACTATTTATAGCAGCTGCAATTAGATCTTCTAACATTTCTTTGTCTTCAGTCATTAATGAGCTATCTATATTTACAGATTTAACATCATATTTTCCAGTCATTGCTATTTTTACAAGACCAGCACCAGACTCACCGGTAACTTCTATACTATCACGCTGTTCTTGAGATTTTTTCATTTGTTCTTGCATTTTTTGAGCTTGTTGCATTAGCTTTGACATATCAAAATTCATTTTAGATCCTTAATTATTCTTATTTAAAATTTCTTTTACACACTCTAATATTTGTTCACTTGAGTTCTTTACTAATGTTTTTTTTGCAATTTGTGATATTTTTTCAAGTTGAGCTTTATTTTGTGCTAGAGGTCTTATTATATCGATTAAATTTTCTAAAGTCATCTCTTGCTGTCTTAAGCAAAAACCTGCATTGTTTTTAACAATATTCTGAGCATTAAAAAACTGGTGATCATCTACTGCTGATGGTAAAGGTATAAATATAGTAGGTAAGCCTGCAACAGCACACTCTGATACTGTTAGCGCACCAGCTCTACATATTATTAAATCAGCCCAGTCATAAGCTTCTGCCACATCAAAAATAAATGCTGAAATATCTTTGATATTTTCTGCAGGGATATTTTTGTAGTTATCTTTAGTTTGTTCAAGTGTTAGTTTACCAGTTTGGTGCCAGACTTTAATATCTATATTTTGATTAAGAGCTTTTGTGATTAAAGTCGGAATAATTTCATTTATTGCTTTGGCTCCTTGACTACCTCCAAGGATTAATAGTTTTAGTTGTGGGCTAGAATAGTTTTTAATTTTATCATTTAAAGCAACGATATTTTTTCTTACAGGGTTACCAACAACTTTTGTTCTAGCTAATTGTTTTTCAGATAAATAGTCTTTGATATTATCTATATCAAAAGCTAAGCATATTTTATTGGCTAATTTAGCTAAGATCCGATTAGTTAGGCCAATTCTCGCATTTTGCTCATGTATTATGATAGGAATTTTTTTTTGTACAGCTGCGAGACATATTGGCCCAGACACATATCCGCCAAATCCTACAACAAGGTCTGTTTTAAATTTTTTTAATATTGATCGAGCTTTAATTGTGCTAATTATTAACTTTATAGGAAATGTAATTTTTTTTATTATTCCTTTTCTTCTAACTCCAGATGATTTTATATATTGGATATTAAAGTACTCAGGAACTATATTTGCTTCCATACTATTAGGTGTTCCTACCCAAGTTACATTTGCTTTATTTTGTTTTAGTAGTTCAGCTACAGCTAGAGCTGGATATATATGCCCACCTGTTCCACCCGCAGTAATGATAATATTTTTATTTTCAAGATTCATAGAGCTTAATGATTAGAAATTTGTTTTTTACAAATTAATTTTAAAGGATTTTTATGCTATTATCATCAATTAGCTAAAATAAAAATATTGTTTTGTTAAAGAGGAAATATGTCAGAAATTAATAACAGTTATTTATATACAGAATCTAATGAGTGGATTGAAGTTAAGGATAATATTGCAAGAGTTGGTATTGATGATTACTCTCAAAATGAATTTGGTGAAATTGTTTATGTTGATCTTCCAGAAGTTGGTCAAGAATATTCTAAGAATGATGAAGTATGTGTTGTAGAATCTGTTAAAACGGCGTCAGATATTTATTCACCATTGTCTGGACAGATTGTGAGAGTTAATGAAGAATTAGTTAACAACCCTAAGCTTATAAATGAATCTTGTTATAAAAATGGTTGGATGTTTGAAATAGAAATTAATAGCAGTGAAGAATTGAATGATCTTTTGAAACCAAAAGATTATAAAAGTCATGTTGAATAAAAATTATTTTATATCTATTTTTTTATTTTTTTTCTCATTTAATATTTATGCATCAGAAAAATATCTTGATTATTGTAAAATCTATAATCCTAAAAAAGGTATTGAATACGAGACGCATACAAAGATATCTTTAGATTTTTGTAAGTATTACTTAAGATTGTGCAATGACAAATATAATAATAAATGTAAAGCTATAATGAATGGCTATCAAGGTTTATATAATACAAACAAAGTTGTTGCTACAATGCATGTACTTTATAAGGATGACTTTGATAGGTTGGATAACTAAAGTATATAAATTAACTCCTCGAAAACTATCTATGATTTTTCGATTAAAATTATTTTATAAATTTTAAGTAGATTGACAAAGATATTATAGCTTAAGATCAGAATTTAATTTTTAAATTATTTTATTTTACATGTAACATTATTTAAATCACCTTCAACTAAGTACAGAATATTTGTTTGGTCACCATTTGGTTTAGGACATTTAACATATTCTGAACTATTGTTATTTGAAACTTTGTCCCATGGAACTATAGTTATCTGATTTTTGTTTAAATCAATAGTTCCAATATTACTATACCAAGTACGTGCGGTAACAGTATTATCAGAATTTACTTGATAATAGGGGGTTTTTGCTTCAATATCAACATTTGCTAAATTAGTAGAATTATTATTGTCACCATGATTATGCTCTTCATGAATTGTTTCATAGGTACTCCATGCTTGCTCCCAAGCACTACCAACGCCTGGAGCATATGCCCAAGATGCACCAGAACACCATGCTGCAACACCTGTTTTACATTCATATAGCTGACCATTGTTTTTGACAACATCACCACTATTGTATACAGACTTCTCTTTATATTCAGGATATTTAGAAATATCTTCTCCAGTTTCACCATTATATTCATTTATTGTTACATCTAGATTTTCTTGCCATGCTTGTGCTCTAGGTAGCTGGCTAGATATGATAAGGTTATAATCTCCAGCTGATAAATCTTCAACTTGCATTTTTAAGTTGTAAGTATCCATAGGTGCAATTTCAATATTATCTTGTCTGTAAACTTTATTGCCGTCTTTATCTTGCAATGTCACGGATACTTTTACAATTTCAGAACTGTGAGACATTATCTTTGCACTAATGTTTAAATTTCCAGAAGAGTCTAGAGTGTACGCATTATTAAAATTCATCAAATGCAATTTATTTACCAAATTATGGTCAGCAATGTATTGATGGAAGTTAACTTGGCTATAGGGCTTATCTGCAGTTTGATAAATAAATAAATTATTTATGCTTGGAACAACCTCACCTTCAGAATTTTTTCTCCAGCAATAAGAGCATCATTTAACTGATCAGAACTTACTTCATTGATTTTTTCTGTTAATGTAGTCAAAAGAGTTTCAGGAGTCATATTCTTAGGAACATCTAAGAGTTTTATTGTCTCTAAAGCATCACCACCTGTTTTAAATAATTCTAAGCTTATTATATCACCATCTTTAACATGTAAAGGGTTAATGTTAAATTTAGCAGCTTCAATAGGGTATCTATCATTTGGATTAGTAGGAGAATCTTCTTCGTGATCTCTTACATACTCCCATACACTACTTTATCCAGGAATTTCGTTTGTATTAGCATATCATTTATTCTTATAAATTTTGCCTTCATATATTACTTCTGTGCCTGGATCTGGGTATGTTTTGCCGGGATTATATGTTGGTGTGCCTGTCGGAGTTTCTCCACTAGATTCGCCTGGAAGAATGACTGTGCCAGCTGTCTCATCATTTGTAAAATATACATCTATTAGGTTATAAAAGCTCGCATCTGTGTCTTGTACATCCCATTCTGCCATAATAACTTGATAACCTGATCTTTCTGGCATTGTACAAGTAAGAGTTAACCCCTTAGTTTTGCCTGGTTGTGCTGGAGCTTGCCAGAAAGGTTGAGGATCATAACAGTTTAATGGTTGATCTTCAAAACTATCACGAGTTAGTAATTCATCAGGATTCCAATCTGGTTTAGTTATATAAAATTTAAAATGTTTTGAACTATGGTTTGCTATAAAATACTATTTGATATTTAGCGGCTGTCCAGATGATACTATAGTTTTTGCCCATCTGCTTTGTTCTTGTTCATTTAGTGCAGAAGCTATAGTAATTCCAGCTGATCCCATTTGATTATCAAGCCCACCATTATTAAATAATCCATCAGCAGCTTCAATTGATTGTGGCTCGTACTGAATATTACCGCAATTTGTATTTTGCCCAGTATTACAAAAATAGCCACGCGAAGAAGGGTTTTCAACATATCCATGAGAATAAGCTTGTGAACTAGCTAATAATGCTAGTCCTGTTAATAATGTGATTTTATTTAATTTCATATAAGCTCCTAATACGTATAAGTTTTTAAAAAAGTTGGTATTTGTAAATAAATATTAATTTTACTTATCAATATAAATCTACCATTAATTGAATGGTTTATAGTTTGGTTATTTTTAACAATGGCTATGAAAAAATAACAAGGCACAAGTTTTTGGATTTTTATTTTAATCAATATTTTTTTCTATTAGGAGTTTTAATAGAGTATTTACCGGCTTGATAAATAATTTACATAGTTTGCTATATACCATATAATATAGCTTGTGCGTAATTTTATATTAAATAGAAAAGAAGAAAAATATGATAAATATTACATTTCCAGATGGTTCTATAAAAGAGTTTGAAAAGGGGGTTAACTCATTACAGATTGCAAAGTCTATATCTCCTGGTCTAGCTAAAGCAACTGTCGGTGTATATATAAATGATCAGTTAAAAGATGCTAAAGATATAATTGAAAATGACTGTAAACTAAAGTTAATTACAACGAAAGATTCTGAAGGTTTAGAAATCTTACGTCACTCATGTGCCCATCTTTTGGCCCATGCAGTTAAAGAGCTATATCCTGAGACAGAAGTTACTATAGGTCCTGTTGTTGATAATGGTTTTTATTATGATTTTTCTTTTAAAGAAAATATTGGTGAGTCAGATCTTCCAAAAATAGAGAAAAAAATGAGAGATCTTGCTAAAAAAGCTACCCCAGTTAGCTATAAAGTTGTCTCTAAAGCTAAAGCAGTTGAGTTTTTTAAAAATCAAGATGAGAATTATAAAGTTGATATTATTGATAGTATTCCTAATGATCAACAAATTAAGATCTATACTCAAGATGAATTTAGTGATTTGTGCCGAGGCCCGCATGTTCCAAGCATATCAGTAATAAAAGCATTTAAATTGACAAAGTTAGCTGGAGCATATTGGCGAGGTGATTCTAATAATGAAATGTTAACTAGAATTTATGGAACTTGCTGGGCAACGAAAGAAGACTTAGAACAGTATCTACATATGTTAGAAGAAGCAGAGAAACGTGATCATAGAAAAATTGGTAAAGCTCTGGATTTATTTCATTTTCAAGAGGATTCACCGGGAATACCATTTTGGCATGATAACGGTGTGAGGATTTGGCGTCAAGTAGAAGATTATATGCGTGCTTCAAATAATAAATATGGCTGTAGTGAAATAAGAACACCTTTAATTGCAGATTTTAGTCTTTGGGAAAAATCTGGCCATGCATCTAAATATGCTGAAAATATGTTTGCAACAAAATCTGAAAATAGAGATTTTGCAATTAGACCGATGAATTGTCCGACTTGTGTGCAGGTTTATAATACTAAACTTCATAGTTATAGAGACCTACCTATAAGAATGGCTGAGTTTGGTATAGTTCATAGAAATGAGCCATCTGGATCTTTGCATGGCTTACTAAGAGTAAGAAGTTTTACTCAAGATGATGGACATGCTTTTTGTACACCAGAGCAGGTTGAAGAAGAAGTTATTTTGATGGTTAGACAGTGTTTTGAAGTTTATAAAGATTTTGGCTTTAATGATTTTGATGTCAAAATTGCCCTAAGACCAGATAATAGAATAGGTGATGATGAGATTTGGGATAAATCTGAACAAATGCTTAAAAATGCTTTAGAAGCTAATAATGTTCATTATGAGTTGTTGCCAGGTGAAGGTGCATTTTATGGTCCTAAGGTAGAATTTCATTTAAAAGATGCTATAGGTAGAAGCTGGCAATGTGGAACAATACAATTAGATTTTTCTATGCCTCAAAGATTAGGAGCTACTTATATTGATAAAAATAGCGAGAAACAAGTCCCTGTAATGTTACACAGAGCAATAGTTGGATCTTTAGAAAGGTTTATTGGTATGCTTATAGAGCATTATGCTGGAAATCTACCATTATGGCTAACTCCAACTCAGGTAGTTGTAACTGGTATTAGTAATTATCAAGATGAGTATTGTAAAGAAGTTTTTGAAACGTTAGAAAAAAATGGTATTCGCACAAAAATAGACTTGAGAAATGAGAAAATAGGGTTTAAAATACGTGAGCATACTCTTTTACGTGTTCCTTACCTTGTTATCCTTGGTAAAAATGAGCAAGAGCAAAAGGTTGTAAATATAAGGAAACACAATGGTGAAACTCTAGGGCAGATGTCTGTGGAAGATTTTTGTGTTTTTTTAAAGAAACAAATTGAAGCTAAGAAATAATAATTTCTGTGGAGGAAAAAAGTTATTAAGACGGATAAAAAAGCACCTATTAATGAGCAGATTAAAGCTAAAGAGGTGCGTCTAGTTGGTATTGATGGAGAACAAATAGGAATTGTATCGATCAATGAGGCTTTAGCATTAGCTGAAGAGGCTAATGTTGATTTGGTTGAAATGGTAGCAAATGCTAAACCACCCGTTTGTCGTTTGATGGACTATGGTAAATACTTATTTGAACAAGGTAAGAAAAAAGCACAAGCTAAAAAAAACCAAAAACAGACACAGGTAAAAGAAGTAAAGCTTAGACCTGTGACTGATGTAGGGGACTACCAGGTAAAACTACGCAACCTGATAAAGTTCTTAGAAAAAGGCGATAAAGTAAAAGTCACGCTTAGGTTCAGAGGTAGAGAAATGTCACATAAAGAGCTAGGTATGGAAATGCTTAAGCGTATGGCAAAGGATGCTACTGAATACGGTGTGGTGGAACACCAACCTAAAATGGAAGGTCGTCAGATGATTATGGTCTTAGGACCAAAGAAAAAGTAGCAAATAAAATAACAATAATACAATGCGGAGTATTAAAAAATGCCAAAGTTAAAAACTAAAAGTGGTGCTGCTAAGCGC from Francisella halioticida includes:
- the murG gene encoding undecaprenyldiphospho-muramoylpentapeptide beta-N-acetylglucosaminyltransferase, which translates into the protein MNLENKNIIITAGGTGGHIYPALAVAELLKQNKANVTWVGTPNSMEANIVPEYFNIQYIKSSGVRRKGIIKKITFPIKLIISTIKARSILKKFKTDLVVGFGGYVSGPICLAAVQKKIPIIIHEQNARIGLTNRILAKLANKICLAFDIDNIKDYLSEKQLARTKVVGNPVRKNIVALNDKIKNYSSPQLKLLILGGSQGAKAINEIIPTLITKALNQNIDIKVWHQTGKLTLEQTKDNYKNIPAENIKDISAFIFDVAEAYDWADLIICRAGALTVSECAVAGLPTIFIPLPSAVDDHQFFNAQNIVKNNAGFCLRQQEMTLENLIDIIRPLAQNKAQLEKISQIAKKTLVKNSSEQILECVKEILNKNN
- the gcvH gene encoding glycine cleavage system protein GcvH; translation: MSEINNSYLYTESNEWIEVKDNIARVGIDDYSQNEFGEIVYVDLPEVGQEYSKNDEVCVVESVKTASDIYSPLSGQIVRVNEELVNNPKLINESCYKNGWMFEIEINSSEELNDLLKPKDYKSHVE
- a CDS encoding RelA/SpoT family protein, producing MFCYYELNKLISNYLPDKERFKIAQAFIFGADAHETQVRSSGEPYFTHPAAVACILAELRMDVDTIIAALLHDIVEDTEYTAADVSERFGEKVAQLVEGVTKLTQIRHKNKVEQQAENFRKLLLSVTKDVSVIFIKLADRLHNMRTLAPLTPEKKRRVSKETLDVFAPLAHRLGINTLKEQLETLAFEGMHPYRYHILEEKVKKVEKNKEKVFYQVKEMLVEKLGGLVAPEDIKARKKTLYSIYNKMRKKGISFDEIMDMYAYKVIVPSRIDCYVALGKVHELYKPIPQRFKDYIATPKANAYRSIHTVVSGPYNIPLEIQIKTEQMDRQAEYGIAAHWSYKIEEKTDKALQRWLKKISDINVYTASSVEFLENVKADVFNNDVFVFTPQGEIVELPINSTCVDFAYFIHTDIGNKCVSARVNRKVVPLNYRLKQGDHVEVVTSAVADPNPSWLNFVETGRAKSAIKEFLKQQYKNTDYIKGKEIIEDRLKSLDVDLKEVPNEIIDGALFNYEGIDTINRFYLDTGLGLIDPNNFIEFVAKYFDDMRNSYNKFSVSKIQIRYGDDPRIADCCLPIPNDEITGIVNGDGNVEVHRKSCNELYAKLTREDAKQIEADWFVSNDDDPSFKTRIVITLKNIPGSIAKITATLAREGVDIRTFDMISVDNRYAKLASIVIVRNRRELYLLIRLIRKIDTCENVERILNMNKD
- a CDS encoding YbaB/EbfC family nucleoid-associated protein, with product MNFDMSKLMQQAQKMQEQMKKSQEQRDSIEVTGESGAGLVKIAMTGKYDVKSVNIDSSLMTEDKEMLEDLIAAAINSAVKKVEENSSSTDIQQMAKDAGIDLPNGMNFPFK
- the recR gene encoding recombination mediator RecR, with the protein product MNNKIFSPKITAVIESLRKLPTIGKKSSQRLALHLLDKSPEIAIAIANSLLEATQIITKCQQCQALTENTICDICNSTNRNDTKLCIVESMLDMIAIEEAGFFKGKYFILNGRISPLDGVGPNELKLDVLSQIIASREIDEIILAISPTVEGETTAHFISQMINSDIKISRIGFGVPFGGELEYLDQQTLLHAFNARTNI